A stretch of Helicobacter pylori DNA encodes these proteins:
- the flgG gene encoding flagellar basal-body rod protein FlgG, with the protein MLRSLYSATSGMLAQQTHIDTTSNNIANVNTTGFKKSRADFNDLFYQAMQYAGTNTSNTTLSPDGMEVGLGVRPSAITKMFSQGSPKETENNLDVAITGKGFFQVQLPDGTTAYTRSGNFKLDEQGNLVTSEGYLLIPQITLPEDTTQVNIGVDGTVSVTQGLQTTSNVIGQITLANFVNPAGLHSMGDNLFSITNASGDAIVGNPDSQGLGKLRQGFLELSNVRLVEEMTDLITAQRAYEANSKSIQTADAMLQTVNSLKR; encoded by the coding sequence ATGCTCCGCTCTCTCTATAGCGCCACTTCAGGGATGCTCGCCCAACAAACGCACATTGACACCACTTCAAACAATATCGCCAATGTCAATACCACCGGGTTTAAAAAATCTCGTGCGGATTTTAACGACTTGTTTTACCAAGCGATGCAATACGCCGGCACCAACACAAGCAACACGACTTTATCGCCAGATGGCATGGAAGTGGGCTTAGGCGTGCGCCCTAGCGCGATCACTAAAATGTTTTCGCAAGGCAGCCCTAAAGAAACGGAAAACAATTTAGATGTCGCCATTACGGGTAAAGGTTTTTTTCAAGTCCAATTGCCTGATGGCACCACCGCTTATACAAGAAGCGGGAATTTTAAGCTAGACGAGCAGGGCAATCTTGTAACAAGCGAGGGCTATCTTCTCATCCCTCAAATCACTTTACCTGAAGACACCACGCAAGTAAATATCGGTGTGGATGGCACGGTGAGCGTGACTCAAGGCTTGCAAACGACTTCTAATGTGATCGGGCAAATCACGCTAGCTAATTTTGTCAACCCAGCGGGGCTTCATTCTATGGGGGATAATTTGTTTTCAATCACCAACGCTAGCGGCGATGCGATTGTGGGCAACCCGGATTCTCAAGGATTGGGCAAGTTAAGGCAAGGCTTTTTGGAGCTTAGCAATGTGAGATTGGTAGAAGAAATGACGGATCTAATCACCGCTCAAAGGGCCTATGAAGCCAATTCTAAAAGCATTCAAACCGCTGACGCCATGCTCCAAACCGTCAATTCCCTCAAACGCTAA
- a CDS encoding ubiquinol-cytochrome C chaperone family protein: MCDACDHLKVNYHEESPTSLIEQNMLSKLLKDSLEKMSGREIKELCDELGMTNIDKMISENKQALIASVLTLFKAGGSHSYALAVSVADAMVRQTLGHGLSSVVGKVALKKTLGILAGTIGHYRRVSERQSCWPAYRVTVPACVLVATLRKKLKA, from the coding sequence TTGTGCGATGCGTGCGATCATTTAAAGGTTAATTACCATGAAGAATCTCCAACCTCTTTGATTGAGCAAAACATGCTTTCTAAACTTTTGAAAGATAGTTTGGAAAAAATGAGTGGGAGAGAGATTAAAGAACTTTGCGATGAATTGGGCATGACAAATATTGATAAAATGATTAGCGAAAACAAACAAGCTCTAATCGCATCTGTTTTAACGCTGTTTAAAGCGGGCGGCTCTCATTCTTATGCATTGGCTGTATCTGTTGCAGATGCAATGGTAAGACAAACTCTAGGGCATGGTTTATCGTCTGTGGTGGGTAAAGTAGCGCTTAAAAAAACTCTAGGCATTTTAGCTGGCACTATTGGTCATTACAGGCGCGTTAGTGAGCGTCAATCTTGCTGGCCGGCTTATAGGGTAACCGTGCCTGCATGCGTTTTAGTTGCCACCTTACGCAAAAAATTGAAAGCATAA